Within the Flavobacterium sp. N502536 genome, the region CTGTTGGAAATGTAATTAAAAACGGTATTCCGGTTGCTATTGTGGGAGAGCCTAATGTGGGGAAATCTACTTTGCTGAATGCTTTGTTAAACGAAGAGCGTGCCATTGTTTCTGACATTGCCGGAACCACACGCGACACCATCGAAGATGAATTAGTGATTGGCGGAATTGGTTTTAGGTTTATTGATACAGCCGGGATTCGTGAAACCAAAGACGTTGTAGAAAGCATCGGAATCAAAAAAACATTTGAGAAAATCGACCAGGCGCAGGTTGTGATTTATTTATTCGACGGTTTCAAGTTTCAGATTTCAAGCTCTGAGTTTGTTTCTGAAATTGAACAAATCAAAAATAAATACCCGTTAAAACCTCTGCTAATTGTTGTCAATAAAAAAGATATATTGTCTGCTGATGAAGTTGCAAACATCACCAATAAACTTGAAAATTTAAACGCAAAATTATTATTGATTTCAGCTAAAGAGAAAATTGGTGTTGATGATTTAAAAAATGAATTACTTTCTTTTGTCAATACCGGAGCCCTCCGAAACAATGAAACGATAGTAACGAATACAAGACATTACGATTCTTTACTTAAAGCATTAGATGAAATTCAGAAAGTAAAATTTGGTTTGGAAACTAATCTTTCCAGTGACCTGATTGCACTCGATATTCGCGAAGCTTTATACCAATTTGGTCTTATCACGGGTCAGGTTTCCAATGATGAGTTACTAGGGAATATTTTTGCTAATTTCTGTATCGGGAAGTAGCTTTCATAAAAGATTACAAAACAAAGAATCCCTTTTAAAATGTTATCCCATAGCATTTTAAAAGGGATTCTTTAATTATATATTTTTTTAATTAGACTATAAATGTTTTGTTAGCTTGTTTATTACTTTAGCAATTATGATTATAAGGTAAACTTTAAGTTACTATATTTTAAATCCTGCTTCGGTAGTTTTTTTTATGTTCTAACTTTTAGATCAAATCTTTTTCGGGCTTTTCATAAATATTTTTTTACCATTTCCCTGTTGGTTTTACCTCTATCCCATCTAAAAAAATGAAGCTTAATTTAAAAATATACTGTATAAATAATTAGTGTAATTTATCTTTGCAAGATTAATAATAATTAACTTTGAGAAAAATTGAAAATAATGGAAGCCATAATATTACATCCTAAGAACAAAGCACAGTTATCTCTTTTGAAAAATTTAGCAAAAGAAATGGGAATGATGTTTGAAACAAAAAATGAAGATGAAATAATAGCTGGATATACTCCAAATGGTAAAGCTTTTTCTGTTTCTGAATATAAAGAAAACATACAAAATCGTATTGATGATGTAAAAGATGGAACTGCTAAAACGTTTACTTCTGAAGAAGTATTAAATCATATTATTAAAAGATGATCGTTTGGGAATCTAGAGCAAAACAAGAGCTACAAGAGATTTATGATTATATTTTCTTAAACAGTCCTCAAAATGCAGAAAACGTCATTACTGAATTAGTTTCAACTGCCGAAAATATTTCAAATATGCCTTTTAAGCATCCAATAGAACCCTATTTTAATGATGAAAACATTCGTTTTGTTCCAAAATGGAGTTACAAAATAATCTATTTGATTGGCGATATTGACATTACTATCTTATCTGTTTTTAATACTTCTCAAAGCTCACTAAGAATTAGTCGATAATTAAAAGAAAGCATAAATTATTTTTACTCCTATCAAAAACTTCTTTTTATACTAAACAACTACATCTTTTGTACTCCTTACCACTCTTACCCTTCTGTAAACAAAGAGAAGTTAGATATTGCATCTGAAAATAACGTAGCAAAACAACACTAAACAATTCTTCTCTATTCCATCGTAAGATATTCTTTTTAAACACAACTTATTGAAGTAGTCACTTTAAACCGGAATCAATTGATCTTTTCTACCACAATACGATAGTCACTTTTACCCTAATTTTCAGGCAATCCTATAACGCTATCAGCGAGTTGTAGCATGGCTCATTTTTGCCTTTTAGCCTTAGCAGAATATTACATGAAGCATTACTGTTTTGACTAAATATATGTGTATTGTAAGCTGTTGGTTAGCCCTGCAAACAAAAAAAATGCTAATTTATTTAAAATCAAGTATTTATACGCTATCTCATAATTTTGTAATAAAGTAATTTTGCAGAGTAATATTACAAAAGCAAAAACTATCAGTAAGCTAATTTTTACAATACCAAGCGTAATTTAGAATACGATATTCTAAAAAGTAACATAAAAAATACGGATTTATGGTCTTGCTTAATTCGTTTACTAGTAGAAAAAAAACAATGCTGCAGCACCAATTTAAACAAACCTTCCTGTAAAGGTTTTTATTACAGGGGCGGAAACTGAAAAGCCTTATGAGTAGGACAAATACTTTAGAAGCATCAGAAAGTCTGGTGGTCTAAGGTTAGTTGTTACAGGTAGTTATAAATTCTTGTAGCAATGATTACAACCCCAAAAACAAATAAACAATGAGCACTATTATTGACAATTTTGAGAAACATGATTATGTTATACTTGAAACACGTGGCGTTACTAATGATGGCACATGGATACATACGGAAGGAAATGATTACATCTTTTATTATAAACTAGACATCTGGTCCGAGGAGCAAAACCGAATAATGGGAAATGCCTTCTTAAGAGCCTTACAAGTTCCTAACAAAATAAAAGATGCTGTACTGGCAACTTCAGGACAACAAGTG harbors:
- a CDS encoding DUF2683 family protein, which produces MEAIILHPKNKAQLSLLKNLAKEMGMMFETKNEDEIIAGYTPNGKAFSVSEYKENIQNRIDDVKDGTAKTFTSEEVLNHIIKR
- the mnmE gene encoding tRNA uridine-5-carboxymethylaminomethyl(34) synthesis GTPase MnmE, which codes for MINQDSIVALATPSGAGAIAIIRISGSDAITIGNSVFKSIKNKDLTTQKTHTLHLGHIVDGSKTLDEVLVSVFKGPNSYTGENTIEISCHGSTYIQQQIIQLLLRKGCRMADPGEFTLRAFLNGKLDLSQAEAVADLISSDNEASHQIAMQQMRGGFSNEIAKLREELLNFASLIELELDFAEEDVEFADRTQFHELLNRIEFVLKRLIDSFAVGNVIKNGIPVAIVGEPNVGKSTLLNALLNEERAIVSDIAGTTRDTIEDELVIGGIGFRFIDTAGIRETKDVVESIGIKKTFEKIDQAQVVIYLFDGFKFQISSSEFVSEIEQIKNKYPLKPLLIVVNKKDILSADEVANITNKLENLNAKLLLISAKEKIGVDDLKNELLSFVNTGALRNNETIVTNTRHYDSLLKALDEIQKVKFGLETNLSSDLIALDIREALYQFGLITGQVSNDELLGNIFANFCIGK
- a CDS encoding type II toxin-antitoxin system RelE/ParE family toxin; its protein translation is MIVWESRAKQELQEIYDYIFLNSPQNAENVITELVSTAENISNMPFKHPIEPYFNDENIRFVPKWSYKIIYLIGDIDITILSVFNTSQSSLRISR